From the Rhizomicrobium palustre genome, the window AGGCGGCGCAGGATGCGATCGTCATCGAGGCTCTGCACATCATGCAGCGCGGCTTCGATCTTGTCGTGGAAGGCTTTCTCGATCTCGGCATCGGCATGTTCGGGCGAGAGGCGGGCATGGAAAAGCCCCACCAGCATCCGCGCGATATCGGGATTACGGCAGAGGGCGTGCTCCATGTAATCCTGGCTGAAGGGGATCGCCGCTTGGCGCAGGAATTTGGCCGCAGCGCGCAAGATGGTGATATCGCGCCAGGCAAGGCCTGCGGCGATGATCAGTCGGTTGAAACCATCGCTTTCGGCCTGGCCGGCCGCAACGGCATGGAAGGCGGCTTCCAGAAGCGGCTTGATCGCGGGCACATCGGCGACGGCCTGATCGGCGCGCTCCATCACGAAGTCGAGCATGAAGGCCTCGCCCGCTTCGAAATAATGCGGATAGGCATCTTCTGCGATGACATTGAGGCCGAAATTCTCGAAGACCGGCAAAGAGACGCTTAAGGGGAGTGCTGGTCCGAGACCGAAGAGCTTGATGCGCAGCCTTTGTTTGCTTTCGTCCTTCTTCTGGCTGACGCGCGCCTCGATGGCGGGCTTGCGGCCGGACTTCGCGAGGTTTTCAAGGGTTGCGATATCCTCGGCCCCTTCTTCGGGGCCGAAGGCATCGCGGTAGCGCAAGGAAATGCCGGAGATTGTCCCGGCGAAACGCTGATGGCCCTCGATGTCGCCATAGCGCGCGCGCAACTCCTCCAGATAACCGTCTTCCCAGGTGCGCACCGCAAGGCTCATCTTTTCCTCGATGGCGGCGATGTCGAGATTTTGCGGTACGCCATTATCGAGGCTGATGGCATAGACAATGCGGGCGAGCACCGATCCCGAAAGGCTCGGCTCGGAGGCCATCGGCTCGCCGCCCAGTGCGCGCGCCAGGATCGCCTGCAGCTTCTCATGCACCATACCGTCATAGCGCTCGCGGGGAACGAACACGATTGCCGCCGCAAACCGCTCGAAGCGGTCGAAGCGCAAGAACAGCTTCAGCTTGGGCCGCTCGTTGAGGCGCAGCATGCCGCGCGCGGTGGTGTAAAGCTCGTCCTGCGAAATCTGGAACAGCTCGTCGCGCGGGAAACTATCGATGATATGGGCGAGCGATTTGCCGTCATGGCTGCCGGGCGGAAATCCGGCCCTCGTCATCACGCTTTCGGTCTTGAAGCGCAGCAGCGGGATATCACGCGGGGTGAGGTTATAGGCGCCGGCCGTGAAGAGGCCGACGAAACGGCGCTCACCGATGAAGCGACCCTCGCTATCGAAGCGCTTGACCCCGATGTAATCCATCGCGACACGGCGGTGGACCAGACTCTTCATATTGGATTTGGTGATGATGAGCGGCGAGGGTTCGAGCAGGAACTGCTTCAGCGAGGCCGAGATGGTGAAGTCATCTGCGGTATAGCGCACCACGCGCGCGGAGCGGTCGGACAAGACGCCCAGGCCGGAGCCGTCAATCGGGGCCAGTGCGGCATGGCCGTTTTCGTCATAGCGATAATCGCGGCAGCCCAGGAAGGTGAAATGGTTGTCGGCCAGCCATTCCAGGAAGGCGATGGCTTCGCTCACCTCTTGGGCGGGGGCACGCGAGGGCGCCGATTTCAACTCGTCCAGCGCATCGGCAAGGCGATCCTGCATCGGATGCCAATCGCGCACCGCAAGGCGCACTTGCGTGAAAATCTGCTCTGCGCTGGCGATCAACGCGTCTCGGTATTCCACGCCGACGATAAGGTCGAGCACGATGATGATGATCGAGGTCGGCTTGCCCGCGATGGTCATGATCGGATGAAAGACCGCGCGGACCGAATGGCCTTGGCTCGCCACCCCCGCCATCAGGGAGTCGAAGAGGAACGGCGCGTCATCATTGATGGCGACCAGGACCGTCTCTTTGGTCTTATAGACGGGGTCTTTCTCGGCCGGATCGATCAGCGCGACGAGGCTTTCTTTTTCGCGCGGTTCCGTTTTGGCGAGGACCTGTTTGGCCAGCGCGACGAGTTCTTCGGGCTGAAAACGTTCTAGATCTTCACTCGCCGCATTCCGCGTCAGGGCCTCAAGGAAGCGCTTGAGAGCGTCATTGTCGCCGGCATGTTCGAGGCAGCGAGAGAGAAAGGCTTGGTTCGTTGGGGAAGCGGCACGCGCCATGGCAACCTGTTCGAAGCATTTGCTTCGCCCAGTCTAAGCCGTGAAGATAAATGAATACAGAAGCGCTTACGGGAGCGAGAGCATGGCAGGCTTGCTTTGCGTGCCTGTCAGACGTTCATACAAAGCGGCTGCCCCAGCGATGGTCGCACCCAATACGAGAGTTGAGAGGCTCAGCCAAATCCCGCCTGCATAAGGCTTCAAAAGACAGGCTGCTGCCGAAAGCAAGGTGGTCGGCGCAAGAAACAGCATCAGAGCCGCGCGGTCCCGCAACAAATACGCGATAGCAAGCGCCGGAACCGCCGTGAAGGTCAACGCCGCCACTGCAGGCGTTCCAACGGGCAAGGCCAAAAATGCGCCAGAGCCCCAGGCGAAGCCGGCGAAAAGAAGGATCGCGCTGAGATCTTTGGCAAAAGTTTTGAGGCTTTCGCGTTCGAAGGGCTGGCGCATGGCGTGGCGATAGGCGGCCAGGATGGCGATCGATACCGCGCACACAAATCCGCACCACAGAAGTTGCGGCGCCGCGCTGACCTCTACCGAGAGGCCGATGGTCAACACGCAGAGGATCGGCAGGGTCATGCCTGCATACATGCTGCGCCCGAGAATATTGGCGAGACGTGCCGTCTCTTCCGCCTCGGCATGCAGTGTTTTCAGCTTGGCGATGGCATGGCCGCGCAGTTCCGGCTTGGCGGTCTTCTTCTGCTGTTCCGCTGAGGTGGGGAACAGTTTTAAGATTGCGACCATCTGGCCCTCCACCGCGGGGAATGTCCTGGCGCTAGCCTCGATTGAGACGATTAAAATTCGCTTAATAGGGCCCTATTAACTGATTCGGCCCGTCAAGATGACAGTTTCTTTGCAGGGTTGTTCCCGCTTCAGCCGATCTATGGCGCCGCGGTGTCCCGGAAGCTGGCGTTGATGCGGAAAAAAGGTATACGGCGAGAGCCTTTAACCGCCGGTCCCTAAGAGGTGAGGCGGGGCGATACGTAGGAGTACTGACAATGACCGAAGCTGACCGTCTCATCGCCGAGCTTGGGCTTCAGCCGCATCCCGAAGGCGGCCACTACCGTCAAATCTTCAAAGATGAGCCGGGGCCGGACGGGCGCGCGCGCTCGACCGCGATCTATTACCTTTTGAAAGCTGGAGAGGTCTCGCGTCCGCACCGCATCGATGCTGTCGAGATCTGGCATTATTATCGCGGCGCCCCGCTCGAGCTGTCGATCAAGCCGGAAGGCGGCGAGCTGATCCATCACCGTCTCGGGGCCGATATCGAAGCTGGTGAGCGTCCGCAGATCGTTGTGCCGCCCCATGGCTGGCAGGCGGCCCGCTCGCTTGGCGATTATACCCTTGTGGGCTGCACGGTTGCGCCAGGCTTCCTCTTTGAAACCTTCGAAATGGCCCCGCCGGAGTTTGAACTGAAATAGTTTTTTTAGTTCGTCATGGCCGGGCTCCGACCCGGCCATCTCGCAACGAGAGTCTGGATGGCCGGGTCAAGCCCGGCCATGACGGTTTGAGATCACCGTCACCCCTGTTGCCACATTGGCTTGCAGATTGGCGGCACAATGTGTGTCGATGAAGGCTTGGTGGCTTGGCATGGCTTCGGCGGCGCGTGCCACCACAGTCTTTATATCTGCGAGATTGGCGAGGATCTTCTCAGGGTCGAGACTATCGACCAGGGGATCATATTTACGCGGGCGCATGCCTTGGCCGATCATCACGAACAGCCAGCTCTGCACGGGGAAGAGTTCGGTATCCTCGCGCAGGATGCGGCCATGGCTGAGGAAGAGATCGGCTTTCTCGGCAAGGCTGTCCGGGAAGGCTATGGAGCGACAATGCTCCCAGAACGGCCCTTCGCGCATCGTCTGGGTGTAGTGCAGCAGAAGAAAATCGCGCACCCGCGAAAACTCGAAATCCAAAATCTTATTATAGCGATCGATATCGGCCTGTTCAAAATCGCGGTCGGGAAAGAATTTGAGCAGCATCGCGATGCCGCGCTGGATGAGATGGATACTGGTGGATTCCAACGGCTCGAGGAAACCCGCCGACAGGCCTAGCGCGACGCAATTCTTCTCCCAGATTTTTTTGCGCTTGCCGGTGACAAAGCGTTGGGGCAGGGGCTCGGAAATCACTTTGCCATCGAGATTTTTGAACAGCTCGGCATGGGCATCGTCATCGCGCATAAAGCCGCTGCAATAGACGAGCCCATTGCCGATGCGATGCTGCAAGGGGATGCGCCACTGCCAACCTGCCTCGCGCGCTGTGGAAAGGGTGAACGGCGCAGGCGGTCCGGTGCGTTCGGTCGCCACCGCGAGCGCGCGATCACACGGCAGCCAGCAGCGCCAATCCTCATAGCCCGCCTTCAAGGTCTCTTCGATCAAAAGCCCGCGAAAGCCACTGCAATCCAGGAAGAGATCGCCTTCTATCTTCTCTCCGTTCTCTAACACCAACGCGTCAATGAAGCCGTCATCATGCTGTTTCACCTCGCGTACCATGCCTTCGTGGCGCACGACCCCGCGCGCTTCGGCAAAGACGCGCAGATAGCGTGCGAACTCCGTGGCATCGAAATGTAGGGCATAGGTGATCTTGTTGAGCGGTGTGTTGGGGGCATGCACGGGGCGCATGAATTTGCCTTCGCGCGCCGCCACGGCCTGCATGGAATATTCCTCCAGCCGGTCCGCTTTTCCCTCCAGCATCATCTTCAGCCAATAGGAAGAGAACGCGATGGAGCCCATGCCGAAACCGGTCGGCCCGAAGGGATGAAAATAGAAGGAGCCCTTCTTGGTCCAATCGCGAAAGCCGATGCCGAGTTTAAAGGTGGCTTTCAGGCGGGCGACGATTTCGTCCTCGTCGATCCCCAGGACGCGCAAAAAATCCATGATCGGCGGAATGGTGGCTTCGCCCACCCCCACCGTGCCGATGCGTTCGGATTCGATCAGGGTGATGGCGACGCCCAAAGGGCCCAGGAATTTGGAAAGGCTGGCGGCCGCCATCCATCCGGCGGTACCGCCGCCCAGGATCACCACCCTCTGGATAGGCTTGCCTGACACCGAAATGGCCCCTGAGATCACAGCCGCCATCTTAACGAAGATGCGCGGTTCCGCGAGCGGGTTGTATTTTTATAATTGCAGTAATTCTAAATCGTGTTCTATAAAGGTCGAGTGGACGCGCGCTCGAGGGCCGCGACGCGACAATCGGAAAAATTCGGGCGGGGAAACCCGCGAAACACGCATGCGGCTCCGTATGAAGGCGGCGCTGCGTGAGGAACCAATCGCGCTGGCCTCTACAGGCGAGGAAGGCGCGCCGGGGGGAAGAGTATGCATTCGTCGGTTCACGCCACAGAAAATCTTCTGTTTTTGACGCTGTTGCAGTTGATCGTGATGGTCCTGGCAGCGCGGCTCGGCAACAATTTAGCGCGGCGCTTCGGCCAGCCCGGCGCGGTCGGTGAGATCGTCGCTGGGCTAATGCTGGGTCCCTCCTTATTCGGGCATTTCATGCCGGAGGCCTCGCTCTTTTTATTCGGCGCCAAGGCGTCCACGCCCATCACCATCATCAGCCAGATCGGGCTGGTGC encodes:
- a CDS encoding tryptophan 7-halogenase → MSGKPIQRVVILGGGTAGWMAAASLSKFLGPLGVAITLIESERIGTVGVGEATIPPIMDFLRVLGIDEDEIVARLKATFKLGIGFRDWTKKGSFYFHPFGPTGFGMGSIAFSSYWLKMMLEGKADRLEEYSMQAVAAREGKFMRPVHAPNTPLNKITYALHFDATEFARYLRVFAEARGVVRHEGMVREVKQHDDGFIDALVLENGEKIEGDLFLDCSGFRGLLIEETLKAGYEDWRCWLPCDRALAVATERTGPPAPFTLSTAREAGWQWRIPLQHRIGNGLVYCSGFMRDDDAHAELFKNLDGKVISEPLPQRFVTGKRKKIWEKNCVALGLSAGFLEPLESTSIHLIQRGIAMLLKFFPDRDFEQADIDRYNKILDFEFSRVRDFLLLHYTQTMREGPFWEHCRSIAFPDSLAEKADLFLSHGRILREDTELFPVQSWLFVMIGQGMRPRKYDPLVDSLDPEKILANLADIKTVVARAAEAMPSHQAFIDTHCAANLQANVATGVTVISNRHGRA
- a CDS encoding cupin domain-containing protein, encoding MTEADRLIAELGLQPHPEGGHYRQIFKDEPGPDGRARSTAIYYLLKAGEVSRPHRIDAVEIWHYYRGAPLELSIKPEGGELIHHRLGADIEAGERPQIVVPPHGWQAARSLGDYTLVGCTVAPGFLFETFEMAPPEFELK